CCTCTTTCCGGCTCATGCCGCAGCCGCTCAAGGTAAGAGCGTAAATCCAGAATTTTTACAGGTGGAAGTTGAATTGAGGGACATCATGCAAGAATTCGATGAAAAATACGGACGCATTCCAGGAATGTCGAGACAGGATCGCCGAGCTGAAGCCTTGAACTGGCTGCAACTTCGCACCCACTTATTGAAGAATTCGTAGTACTATTTCTTTGTGGCCAAAGCGCAAAAAATTCTTTTTGCCCTTCTGATTATTTTTCTGCCTTCCCAGCTGGGTTTGCATTTTTGGCCAGCCTGGTCCTATATTAATGGTGTCTGCGTGGATTACTTCTCGCCGACGGTGTACTTCACTGACCTTTTAGTAATCGCTTTACTTCCACTGTCATTACGAGCGAAGCGAAGTAATCTCCATTTACACAAAAGAGATTGCTTCGTCGCTTTGTTCCTCGCAATGACAATTGGAGTAAACATTTATTTTTCTACTCTCCCCTGGTTGTCTTTCTATAAATGGTTAAAAATTGGCGAGATGGCGTTTTTGGCCTGGTTTGTGGCAAAAAATAAAACTTTCCTGCTTTCCCGCTTACCTATTTTCCTACTGGTTCCTGTTGTATACTCTTGTGTTCTAGCCCTTTGGCAATTTGCCAAACAAGGGTCGGTGGGCGGAATCTGGTACTGGCTCGGCGAGCGCAGTTTTAATAATAGTACTCCTGGGATTGCTTTAGCTTCGTTTAACGGGCAAATGTTCCTGCGGCCCTACGCCACCTTCCCCCACCCGAATGTCTTAATGGGCTTTTTGATGGTGGCCGGCCTGTTAATTCTTACACAATTCCCGCATATTTCCCGCAAGATAACCGCAGTGGTTTTGGGGCTACTATTAATAGTGTTAGTCTTGCTTCCGTCGCGGGGCAATCTGCTAACCGGCTGGGGCCTGCGAATGCAGCTAAACCAGATAGCGATACAACAATGGTTAAAATCTCCCCTGTTTGGTACCGGTTTGGGCACTTCCCCGCTTTACCCTCGCAATATTGCCAACTTTTCCCTCCTTCACCAGCCTATCCATAATCTCTATTTCTTGAGTCTCTCGGAAACAGGGTTAATAGGACTGGGTATATTTGTGATTTTGCTCCTCGCAGCTTTATGGAAGAAAGAAAATATAAGGCATAAGATTCCCCTGCTGGCGATCATGGGGCTGGGTCTTTTTGATCATTACTTTCTAACCCTGCAACAGGGACAACTGCTTTTTGCGATTGTTCTTGGTACAATCATCTGATGGCTTCCCTGTCACGCAAAATTGCCTGGAACACCTTGGTCCAAATGGCGGGTAAAGCGGCTACCACAACCCTGGGTGTTATTATCACCATCCTTTTAACCCGTTATCTTGGCCCGACCGGCTTTGGGACTTTTACTTTTGTCATGGTTTTTGTCACCCTTTTTGGCAGCGCCGCCGACTGGGGGTTAACTTTGATTACCGTGCGCGAAGCCAGCAAAAACGGCGACCAGGCTCATGAAATTATCGGGAATGTGTTAATTATCCGCCTGCTTCTGGCGGCCGCCGCGGCCCTGGCGGCAATTATTGCTATTAATCTGCTTCCCTATGACCCCCTGACCCGGTTTCTGGTGGCGATTTTTTCCCTGTCGCTTTTGGCCACATCTCTAAAGACTTCGTTTCAGATTACCTTTAATGTGAAGCTTCAGATGGAAAACACCGCTCTGTCCGATTTTTCTGCCAATGTCATCATTGTGGCCCTGGTGGGTTTAATTATTTATTTCCACCTGGGCTTAACCCAGATAATTTTGGCCTATTTGGCCGGGGATATTCTGGCGGCTCTGGTAGCCGGAGCTTTGGGTATCCGGCTGCTGCCGCTGCGGCTCAAGTTAGTGACCCCGACTACCAAATACCTGTTATTAGAATCTTTGCCGATGGGAGCAATTCTGGTCGTCTTTACGATTTACAACCGCATTGACACGGTAGTGCTTTCCTACTTTAAGGGAGAGGAAGCGGTGGGACTTTATGGAGCGGCCTACAAAATCTACGAGGTTTTAACTCTTGGGGCGGCTTATTTTGCCAACGCCGTGCTGCCGTTAATTTCCACCCTGGCACATCAGGATAAGGCGAAGCTGGCGGAGGTGTACCGGAAATGTTTTGTCGTTTTGATGCTCCTGGGAATAACTGTGGCGGCGGTTAACTATCTTCTGGCTCCCTTGGGCATTGCCATTATCGCCGGGCC
The Patescibacteria group bacterium genome window above contains:
- a CDS encoding flippase; the protein is MASLSRKIAWNTLVQMAGKAATTTLGVIITILLTRYLGPTGFGTFTFVMVFVTLFGSAADWGLTLITVREASKNGDQAHEIIGNVLIIRLLLAAAAALAAIIAINLLPYDPLTRFLVAIFSLSLLATSLKTSFQITFNVKLQMENTALSDFSANVIIVALVGLIIYFHLGLTQIILAYLAGDILAALVAGALGIRLLPLRLKLVTPTTKYLLLESLPMGAILVVFTIYNRIDTVVLSYFKGEEAVGLYGAAYKIYEVLTLGAAYFANAVLPLISTLAHQDKAKLAEVYRKCFVVLMLLGITVAAVNYLLAPLGIAIIAGPRFAGAVPALRILSLALVVAYFNHLNGYTLIALGKQWYSFVIAIGALIINVALNIVFIPRFSFEAAAFITFVTEGLIVLATLLFLHRTIGLRPQIRDLVSVTREIIQKRGKIFEYA